A part of bacterium genomic DNA contains:
- a CDS encoding DEAD/DEAH box helicase, translating into GGGYRDNASRPAAGGGYRDNASRPAAGGGYRDNASRPAAGGGYRGSASRPAAGGGYRGSANQPKAGRPHGGTRSGGGFKKKR; encoded by the coding sequence CCGGTGGCGGATACCGTGACAATGCCAGCCGTCCTGCAGCCGGTGGCGGATACCGTGATAATGCCAGCCGTCCTGCAGCCGGTGGCGGATACCGTGATAATGCCAGCCGCCCTGCAGCCGGTGGCGGATACCGTGGCAGCGCCAGCCGTCCCGCAGCCGGTGGAGGATACCGTGGTAGTGCTAATCAACCCAAAGCGGGCAGACCCCATGGTGGTACGCGATCAGGCGGCGGGTTCAAGAAAAAACGCTAG